From a single Lytechinus variegatus isolate NC3 chromosome 9, Lvar_3.0, whole genome shotgun sequence genomic region:
- the LOC121421656 gene encoding potassium voltage-gated channel subfamily A member 2-like, translated as MEAAMAGLEAASGNPYASTPRHYGRSMSHTPSGGNISGAMSNCRSLPRLLEQGDDSSDSGEDMASEDPGWERVVINVSGLHYETHLKTLNQFPNTLLGNPERRIRYFDPIRNEYFFDRNRPSFDAILYYYQSGGRLRRPVNVPIDVFTEEIKFYELGDEAMTKYREDEGFIQDEEKVLPTNPLQKKMWLLFEYPESSRMARVVAIISVSVILISIVIFCMETMPEFKDARKMTESGSGVTTCGATMAATTVPTPTQSGNRTMSSEEADAALKSAELAAYFRHPFFVIETCCIVWFTFEILVRFLSSPSKLAFAKNVMNIIDIIAVLPYFIQVGTMIAQSSTDTNSQAMSLAILRVIRLVRVFRIFKLSRHSRGLQILGRTLKASMRELGLLIFFLCIGVVLYSSAVYFADADSSDENGEPIFKSIPDAFWWAVVTMTTVGYGDMKPKSTGAKIVGSLCAITGVLTIALPVPVIVSNFNYFYHREDDGEDSSNYSHVSSCPFQQAPSIDDKSEGNSELDQHDFVEMEEGLLESSSRKSNHNGNSKPNNVQGNCIRNNNLKMLSIETDV; from the coding sequence ATGGAAGCGGCAATGGCAGGGCTTGAGGCAGCATCGGGTAATCCGTATGCATCCACCCCACGGCACTACGGAAGGTCAATGTCTCATACCCCCAGTGGAGGAAACATCTCTGGCGCTATGAGCAACTGTCGGTCTCTACCTCGACTCCTTGAGCAAGGTGATGACAGCAGTGACAGCGGGGAAGACATGGCAAGCGAAGATCCTGGATGGGAACGCGTTGTCATCAACGTCAGTGGTCTCCACTACGAAACACACCTCAAGACTCTGAACCAATTTCCAAACACTTTACTAGGAAACCCTGAGCGAAGGATCAGGTATTTTGATCCCATTCGGAACGAATACTTTTTCGATCGTAATCGACCGAGCTTTGATGCCATTTTGTACTATTACCAAAGTGGGGGACGGTTGCGAAGGCCTGTCAATGTTCCTATAGATGTCTTCACAGAGGAAATAAAATTCTATGAACTGGGCGATGAAGCAATGACAAAGTACAGAGAGGACGAGGGCTTCATTCAAGATGAGGAAAAAGTATTGCCTACGAATCCCTTGCAAAAGAAAATGTGGCTTCTATTTGAATATCCCGAGTCTTCTAGAATGGCTAGAGTTGTAGCAATCATTTCTGTTAGTGTAATCCTTATATCAATTGTAATTTTCTGTATGGAAACAATGCCAGAGTTCAAAGACGCGCGTAAGATGACGGAGAGTGGATCAGGGGTTACTACTTGTGGAGCGACTATGGCAGCGACTACGGTGCCCACGCCAACTCAATCAGGCAATAGAACGATGTCATCGGAGGAAGCAGATGCTGCCTTAAAAAGTGCAGAACTGGCGGCATACTTCCGCCACCCGTTCTTTGTGATCGAAACGTGCTGCATTGTTTGGTTTACTTTCGAAATTCTGGTTCGATTCCTGTCGAGCCCAAGCAAATTGGCCTTTGCAAAAAACGTCATGAATATCATTGACATCATAGCAGTACTTCCATATTTTATACAAGTGGGCACCATGATCGCCCAGTCATCCACAGATACTAACAGCCAGGCTATGTCCTTAGCCATCCTTCGTGTTATCCGACTTGTTCGCGTATTCAGAATATTCAAGCTTTCGAGGCACTCTCGGGGCTTACAAATTCTTGGTCGAACTTTAAAGGCCAGTATGCGTGAGCTAGGCCTGCTCATATTCTTCCTGTGCATTGGGGTTGTCCTATACTCAAGCGCCGTCTACTTCGCCGATGCTGACAGCTCGGACGAAAACGGCGAACCTATCTTTAAGAGTATCCCCGATGCCTTCTGGTGGGCAGTAGTCACCATGACAACTGTCGGTTATGGTGACATGAAACCCAAAAGTACAGGTGCTAAAATCGTAGGATCGCTCTGCGCAATAACGGGCGTACTGACGATCGCGCTTCCTGTTCCTGTAATCGTGtccaatttcaattatttttaccACCGGGAGGACGACGGTGAGGATTCCTCAAACTACTCACATGTATCAAGCTGTCCGTTCCAACAAGCGCCCTCTATTGACGATAAAAGTGAAGGTAATAGTGAGTTGGATCAACATGATTTTGTGGAGATGGAAGAGGGGCTATTAGAATCGTCAAGTAGGAAATCTAATCACAATGGTAATTCAAAGCCAAATAATGTTCAGGGCAACTGTATAAGGAATAATAATCTTAAAATGCTTAGCATAGAAACAGATGTCTAA